One Faecalicatena sp. Marseille-Q4148 DNA window includes the following coding sequences:
- a CDS encoding ABC transporter ATP-binding protein — translation MSEKILEVKDLQVNFRTYAGISHAVRGVDFYLNRGETLAIVGESGCGKTVTSKAIMGLLPESNTDIKKDGGSAILFNGENLLDYTEKQMTQVRGRKISMIFQDPMTSLNPTMRIGEQIMESILIHHDVKKAEAEKQALEMLELVKIPNAKARMKQYPFEFSGGMRQRAMIAVALACKPEILIADEPTTALDVTIQAQIMDLIGELQKELNMAVILVTHDLGVVASVADRIQVMYAGKIVERGTVDEIFYKSTHPYTRALLSSVPKIHTNNKETLYSLKGTPPDLINPPVGCSFAPRCEYGMKVCREKYPDVTKFSCSQECSCWLHHPKADTKGLPEGMIRRGAQ, via the coding sequence TTGCAAGTGAACTTCCGTACTTATGCAGGAATTTCACACGCAGTCAGAGGCGTGGATTTCTACTTGAACCGTGGAGAAACACTTGCGATCGTTGGAGAGTCCGGATGCGGAAAGACAGTTACATCAAAAGCGATTATGGGGTTGCTTCCGGAATCGAATACAGATATTAAAAAAGATGGAGGATCTGCTATCTTATTCAATGGAGAGAATCTTCTTGATTACACAGAAAAGCAGATGACACAGGTCAGAGGACGTAAGATTTCTATGATCTTCCAGGATCCGATGACTTCTCTGAATCCGACAATGCGGATTGGAGAACAGATTATGGAGAGTATTTTAATCCATCATGATGTGAAGAAAGCAGAAGCTGAGAAACAGGCATTAGAAATGTTGGAACTGGTTAAAATCCCGAATGCGAAAGCCAGAATGAAACAGTATCCATTTGAGTTTTCAGGCGGAATGCGCCAGAGAGCAATGATTGCAGTAGCGCTTGCATGTAAGCCGGAGATTCTGATTGCTGATGAGCCTACGACAGCGCTTGATGTGACAATTCAGGCGCAGATCATGGATTTGATCGGTGAACTTCAGAAAGAATTGAATATGGCAGTGATTCTTGTAACACATGATCTTGGAGTGGTAGCCAGCGTAGCAGACCGAATTCAGGTAATGTATGCAGGTAAGATTGTAGAGAGAGGAACGGTAGACGAGATTTTCTATAAATCTACGCATCCGTATACAAGAGCATTGTTAAGCTCCGTGCCGAAGATTCATACAAATAATAAAGAGACATTATACTCTCTGAAAGGAACTCCTCCGGATCTGATTAATCCTCCGGTTGGATGCTCTTTTGCACCGAGATGTGAATACGGTATGAAAGTTTGCCGTGAAAAATATCCGGACGTAACAAAATTCAGCTGCTCACAGGAGTGTTCCTGCTGGCTGCATCATCCGAAGGCTGATACGAAAGGACTGCCGGAAGGTATGATCAGAAGGGGGGCACAATAA
- a CDS encoding ATP-binding cassette domain-containing protein, with protein sequence MAEKKEVLIEVKDLKKYFKVGKNAYLKAVDGVNFKIYKGETLGLVGESGCGKTTCGKTVMGLYDATGGQVIFDGTDIHSLNKKEKKEFTKRAQIIFQDPYSSLNPRMTVGDIIGEGIDIHGLYKGEERTNKIHELLELVGLNKEHASRFPHEFSGGQRQRIGIARALAIEPEFIVCDEPISALDVSIQAQVVNLLIELQKKKNLTYLFIAHDLSMVKHISDRVGVMYLGNMVEFAASDELYSEPLHPYTKALMSAIPIPDPEEEKSKKRIPIEGEIPSPINPKPGCRFAARCRYATEACMKDTPELQEVKEGHFVACHRVKELNESL encoded by the coding sequence ATGGCAGAGAAAAAAGAAGTTCTGATTGAAGTAAAAGATCTGAAAAAATATTTTAAAGTTGGAAAAAATGCTTATTTGAAAGCGGTAGATGGTGTTAACTTTAAGATTTATAAAGGAGAAACACTTGGTCTTGTTGGGGAATCCGGCTGTGGTAAAACAACATGTGGAAAGACCGTTATGGGACTCTATGATGCAACAGGCGGGCAGGTTATTTTCGATGGAACAGATATTCACAGTCTGAATAAGAAAGAAAAGAAAGAATTTACAAAACGTGCCCAGATTATTTTCCAGGATCCATATTCTTCTTTGAATCCGCGTATGACAGTAGGAGATATTATCGGAGAAGGAATTGATATTCACGGTTTGTACAAAGGAGAAGAGCGCACGAATAAAATCCATGAGCTGTTGGAACTTGTCGGATTAAATAAAGAGCATGCATCGAGATTCCCGCACGAGTTCTCGGGAGGACAGAGACAGCGTATCGGAATTGCAAGAGCTCTGGCAATTGAACCGGAATTTATTGTCTGTGATGAGCCGATTTCGGCGCTGGACGTGTCCATTCAGGCTCAGGTTGTCAATCTGTTGATTGAACTCCAGAAGAAAAAGAATCTGACATATTTATTTATTGCACATGACTTGTCAATGGTAAAACATATTTCAGACCGCGTCGGTGTTATGTATCTTGGAAATATGGTTGAGTTTGCGGCCAGTGATGAATTGTATTCTGAACCGCTTCATCCATATACGAAAGCTCTGATGTCAGCAATTCCGATTCCGGATCCGGAAGAAGAAAAGAGCAAGAAACGAATTCCGATCGAAGGAGAGATCCCTAGCCCGATCAACCCAAAACCGGGATGCAGATTTGCGGCAAGATGCCGCTATGCAACAGAAGCATGTATGAAAGATACGCCAGAGCTTCAGGAAGTGAAAGAAGGACATTTTGTAGCCTGTCACCGGGTAAAGGAATTAAATGAGAGTTTATAA
- a CDS encoding peptide ABC transporter substrate-binding protein, translating into MRKRTKMLAGILAAVLVVGSLAGCGGGGDDKKSSGSDGAKSSGAEKVFNYSTNSVIVGLNPILNTTAPDNEAHNLICDPLVRNVAAKDNTSESIPAAAESWEVSEDGLTWTFKIHENAKWSDGEPLTAKDFEYTLKLMADPNTAAVNAWLFDGVIESFGEALYNNGKTPDDIAVKAVDDTTLEIKLVHPASYFLELVGSLYPVRQDKYEEWGEEYGSSADKIICSGPYKVESWSQNTEFVVARNENYWDAENVKLDKIVQKVIQESSTAVQAFINGEIDKCGTSDSNWIKTVEAADMSETITVPDSAPEFLMFNLNNQYLANTKIRQAISAAIDREALVEAIWDGRGLPLYSVMPDTMKVGEKTYTELVDGKNYFVKDLQKEDPKALLAEGMKELGISDPSEIKVSYASRGTTELSKKMAEWYKQTWEEQLGITVEIDMMEWNIMWDKIDAGDYDIASGGWGPYYNEPSAILTLFDPDNGYFNADKTGWKNDDAKKFKELCEEAKFIVDDKEKAEIYLQAEELLVKNALIAPVFLYESPTFLARYVKNYYVSTQGSVNWAAVDVEK; encoded by the coding sequence ATGAGAAAGAGAACAAAAATGCTTGCAGGTATTCTCGCAGCTGTATTAGTTGTCGGCTCCCTTGCCGGATGCGGCGGTGGCGGCGATGACAAAAAAAGCAGCGGAAGCGACGGCGCTAAGTCATCAGGAGCAGAAAAGGTATTCAACTACAGCACAAACAGTGTTATCGTTGGTCTCAACCCGATTCTGAATACAACGGCTCCGGATAATGAAGCGCATAACCTCATTTGTGATCCCCTCGTTAGAAACGTGGCTGCCAAGGATAACACAAGTGAAAGTATTCCTGCAGCAGCAGAGAGTTGGGAAGTCAGCGAAGACGGACTGACATGGACATTTAAGATCCATGAAAATGCAAAATGGAGCGACGGAGAGCCGCTTACAGCAAAAGACTTTGAGTACACATTAAAGTTGATGGCAGATCCGAACACAGCAGCAGTAAATGCATGGCTGTTTGACGGTGTAATTGAAAGCTTCGGTGAAGCTCTCTATAACAATGGAAAGACACCAGATGATATCGCAGTTAAAGCAGTAGACGATACAACGCTTGAGATCAAGCTTGTTCACCCGGCATCCTACTTCCTTGAATTAGTCGGAAGCCTTTATCCGGTAAGACAGGACAAATACGAAGAGTGGGGCGAAGAATATGGTTCTTCTGCTGATAAGATCATCTGCAGCGGTCCTTATAAAGTAGAATCATGGAGCCAGAATACAGAATTTGTTGTTGCAAGAAATGAAAACTACTGGGATGCTGAAAATGTAAAACTGGATAAGATCGTTCAGAAAGTTATTCAGGAGTCCTCTACAGCTGTTCAGGCATTTATCAATGGTGAGATTGATAAGTGTGGAACATCTGACTCTAACTGGATTAAGACAGTAGAGGCTGCCGATATGTCTGAGACAATTACTGTTCCGGACAGCGCTCCAGAGTTCTTAATGTTCAACCTGAACAACCAGTACTTAGCTAACACAAAGATTCGCCAGGCAATTTCAGCAGCTATCGACCGTGAAGCATTAGTTGAAGCAATCTGGGATGGACGTGGACTTCCGCTTTACTCTGTAATGCCGGATACAATGAAAGTTGGAGAGAAAACATATACAGAGCTTGTAGATGGAAAGAACTACTTTGTTAAAGATCTTCAGAAAGAAGATCCGAAAGCGTTATTAGCAGAAGGTATGAAAGAACTCGGAATCTCTGATCCGTCAGAAATTAAAGTAAGTTACGCAAGCCGTGGTACAACGGAACTTTCTAAGAAGATGGCTGAGTGGTACAAACAGACGTGGGAAGAACAGCTTGGAATTACAGTAGAGATCGATATGATGGAATGGAACATCATGTGGGATAAGATCGACGCTGGTGACTATGACATCGCTTCCGGCGGATGGGGACCATACTATAATGAGCCAAGTGCAATCCTGACATTATTTGATCCGGATAACGGATACTTCAACGCAGACAAGACAGGATGGAAGAATGATGATGCTAAGAAATTCAAAGAACTTTGCGAAGAAGCAAAATTCATTGTAGATGATAAAGAGAAAGCAGAAATCTATCTGCAGGCAGAAGAGCTTCTTGTTAAGAATGCACTGATCGCACCGGTATTCCTGTACGAATCACCAACATTCCTTGCAAGATATGTGAAGAACTATTATGTATCTACACAGGGAAGTGTTAACTGGGCAGCAGTTGATGTAGAGAAATAA
- a CDS encoding amidohydrolase family protein, translating to MYLIKNGNVHVGNGTVLPECDILTEGKAIKAVGRGLSESDAQVIDATGCEVFPGFIDPVSSIGAMGIPGRYFDNDERTNPITPEMNLRYSIDPDEVNRQEFYKSGITAIGAAPTNNNLMGGQIAVCKTAPQKMGERLVKEHAGLKCSVTSSVKETYGDNSQVPMTKMGIFHLFEETLRAAREAEEEKRTDKQKVITDVFDKESMPLFAAASTKNEIDGLLHLLKDEKVQINLVDAFCFADSLKQIKEKKVGIILGNVNNMSQIAKNGMDLSKLNDLVENGNRVAFTNTCGGWSEGREVFIWSAIEAYRAGVPAEEVVKMMCLYPAEMLGIEQRLGTIEAGKDADISVFSGHPVTTYAAKVVHSIVNGEVLF from the coding sequence ATGTATTTGATCAAAAACGGTAATGTCCATGTAGGAAATGGAACAGTACTTCCGGAGTGTGACATTCTGACAGAGGGAAAGGCGATCAAGGCAGTTGGGCGCGGACTGAGTGAAAGCGATGCACAAGTGATTGATGCAACAGGATGTGAGGTATTTCCGGGATTTATTGATCCGGTATCCAGTATTGGAGCAATGGGGATTCCGGGACGCTATTTTGACAATGATGAGCGGACGAATCCAATCACACCGGAAATGAATCTGCGTTACAGTATTGATCCGGATGAAGTCAACCGCCAGGAATTTTATAAAAGCGGTATTACGGCAATTGGAGCGGCGCCGACGAACAACAACCTGATGGGCGGACAGATTGCTGTCTGCAAGACTGCTCCTCAGAAAATGGGAGAACGTCTTGTGAAAGAACATGCAGGATTGAAATGCAGTGTGACAAGCAGTGTGAAAGAGACTTATGGCGATAACAGTCAGGTTCCGATGACAAAAATGGGGATTTTTCATTTGTTTGAAGAGACGCTTCGCGCTGCAAGAGAAGCAGAAGAAGAGAAACGTACAGATAAGCAGAAAGTGATTACAGATGTATTTGATAAAGAGAGTATGCCGCTGTTTGCTGCCGCTTCTACAAAAAATGAAATCGATGGGCTGCTGCATCTTCTGAAAGATGAGAAGGTACAGATTAACCTGGTTGACGCATTTTGCTTTGCGGATTCACTGAAACAGATTAAAGAAAAGAAAGTTGGAATTATTCTTGGAAATGTAAATAATATGTCTCAGATTGCCAAAAATGGAATGGATCTGTCGAAGTTAAATGATCTTGTGGAAAATGGAAACAGGGTTGCATTTACGAACACATGCGGAGGATGGTCTGAAGGACGCGAAGTATTTATCTGGAGTGCGATAGAGGCGTACAGAGCGGGCGTTCCGGCAGAAGAAGTCGTTAAGATGATGTGTCTGTATCCGGCAGAAATGCTCGGGATAGAGCAGAGACTTGGAACGATTGAAGCGGGAAAAGATGCAGATATTTCTGTATTCTCAGGACATCCGGTAACAACTTATGCGGCGAAAGTTGTACACAGTATTGTAAACGGGGAGGTGCTCTTCTAA
- a CDS encoding amidohydrolase family protein: protein MAKILIKGGTLYTMTDDEKNIFQGDILLENGKIKAVAEQIEDADAEIIDAAGCYVLPGLIDAHSHIGLFDFNHDKSVDDANEMTDPVSAAVDARYGMNPKARELKVAYEHGITSILFTPGSGDVFCGQPFVGKTYGDNIFEMTVKAPAAVKIALGGNPKNTFGDMKRLPMTRMGVAHVLWDTLRKAKEYLDKKEKGEKQPYDANMEAIIPALRGEIPCKIHCTQYDMLTAIEVAKAYGVRFSLEHAWGATDYLDEIAESGCDICYGPIATYRSPGERRKVDVEAVKMLDDRGVNVAIITDSPILSEESLYHHIGEAVREGLSQERAVRMVTINPARQLGLEDRLGSLEAGKDADVIVMKGRLGLDTDAKVLYTIMDGNVIYRREV from the coding sequence ATGGCTAAGATACTAATTAAAGGTGGAACACTTTACACAATGACTGATGATGAGAAGAATATTTTTCAGGGAGATATTCTTCTGGAAAACGGAAAGATCAAAGCAGTAGCAGAACAGATCGAAGATGCTGATGCTGAGATAATTGATGCAGCAGGATGTTATGTGCTTCCGGGATTAATCGATGCACATTCTCACATTGGATTATTTGATTTTAATCATGATAAAAGTGTTGACGATGCCAATGAAATGACAGATCCGGTATCGGCGGCAGTTGATGCGCGATATGGTATGAATCCAAAGGCAAGAGAATTGAAAGTTGCTTATGAACATGGAATTACGTCAATCCTCTTTACACCGGGAAGCGGAGATGTTTTTTGCGGACAGCCATTTGTCGGAAAGACATATGGAGACAATATTTTTGAAATGACGGTAAAGGCTCCGGCAGCAGTCAAAATCGCGCTTGGAGGAAATCCGAAAAATACATTTGGAGATATGAAACGTCTTCCGATGACCAGAATGGGAGTAGCGCATGTTCTTTGGGATACGTTACGAAAAGCAAAAGAATATCTGGATAAGAAAGAAAAGGGAGAAAAACAGCCGTATGATGCAAATATGGAAGCAATTATCCCGGCGCTGCGAGGAGAGATCCCTTGTAAGATCCACTGTACACAGTACGATATGCTGACAGCGATTGAAGTTGCAAAAGCGTATGGCGTGCGGTTTTCTCTGGAGCATGCATGGGGAGCAACAGATTATCTTGATGAGATTGCAGAAAGCGGCTGTGACATTTGTTATGGACCGATCGCTACCTACCGTTCTCCGGGAGAACGCCGTAAAGTAGATGTAGAGGCCGTAAAGATGTTGGATGACCGCGGAGTAAATGTTGCGATTATTACAGATTCTCCTATTCTGAGCGAGGAGTCTTTATATCACCATATTGGTGAGGCAGTGCGCGAGGGATTATCACAGGAGCGGGCAGTGCGTATGGTTACGATCAATCCGGCCAGACAGCTTGGATTGGAAGATCGTCTTGGAAGTCTGGAAGCAGGAAAAGATGCGGATGTGATTGTGATGAAAGGTCGTCTTGGACTTGATACAGACGCAAAAGTTTTGTACACAATTATGGATGGAAATGTGATCTATCGCAGGGAAGTCTAG
- a CDS encoding TetR/AcrR family transcriptional regulator, protein MNNSIAIDENENGLSRQQLKSQRTKARIFQAAKTILQKRGYEALSIKNICEEAGVSNGSFYHHFQTKDDLLSYYIEEQPALPPELSSAPNSLSEAREQIIRVYLNYASYCRELGVDFLASYYTPKNQALNPESRTERPYPILTVRSYLEKAIANHILPDTLNLEEVTTDIRMLVIGNVFEWSMRSGQPDIEANLRRSIGTYLDGLFSSISQP, encoded by the coding sequence ATGAATAACTCTATTGCTATTGACGAGAATGAAAACGGACTTTCCAGGCAGCAGCTGAAATCACAGCGGACTAAGGCTCGTATTTTCCAGGCTGCCAAAACTATTTTACAAAAAAGAGGCTATGAAGCACTCTCGATTAAAAATATATGCGAAGAGGCCGGTGTATCTAACGGCAGCTTCTATCATCATTTTCAGACAAAAGATGATCTGCTTTCCTACTATATCGAAGAACAGCCCGCTTTGCCGCCGGAACTTTCCTCTGCTCCTAATTCTCTTTCAGAAGCCAGAGAACAGATTATCCGTGTATACTTGAATTATGCTTCCTACTGCCGTGAACTGGGAGTCGATTTTCTTGCCAGTTACTATACGCCTAAAAATCAGGCTTTGAACCCTGAGAGCCGTACGGAACGTCCTTATCCGATCCTAACAGTCCGCTCTTATCTGGAAAAAGCCATTGCCAATCATATTCTTCCGGATACGCTGAATCTGGAGGAGGTTACAACCGATATCCGCATGCTTGTCATCGGAAATGTATTTGAATGGAGCATGCGCTCAGGACAGCCTGACATCGAGGCAAATCTGAGACGTTCCATCGGAACCTATCTGGATGGACTGTTTTCTTCTATTTCACAGCCTTAA
- a CDS encoding RNA-binding transcriptional accessory protein, with amino-acid sequence MDINQKLTEELQVKQWQIDAAVKLIDEGNTIPFISRYRKEATGALNDEQLRNLFERLTYLRNLEEKKEQVIGSIKEQGKLTDELKRQILEAETLVVVEDLYRPYRPKRRTRATIAKEKGLEPLAALIMLQNTKVPLEEAAKAYLSEEKEVKTQADAIHGAMDILAEYISDEADYRIYIRDLTMKQGKLISTAKNPEETSVYEMYYEFEEPVSRLAGHRILALNRGEKEKVLTVKIEAPEEKILQYLEKKVISSSNPYTTPVLKEVIEDSYKRLIGPAIEREIRNELTEKAEDGAISVFGKNLQQLLMQPPIVGQVVLGWDPAFRTGCKLAVVDATGKVLDTTVIYPTAPTTPAKIAAAKDTLKKLIKTYHVTLISVGNGTASRESEQIIVELLKEIPEKVQYVIVNEAGASVYSASKLATEEFPNFDVGQRSAASIARRLQDPLAELVKIDPKSIGVGQYQHDMNQKKLSEALSGVVEDCVNRVGVDLNTASAPLLSYISGISGTIAKNIVAYREENGSFTDRKQLLKVAKLGPKAFEQCAGFMRIQGGKNPLDGTSVHPESYGAAEKLLEKQGFAAEDIAAGKLVGLSRTIKDYRKLSEELGVGEITLRDIVKELEKPARDPRDEMPKPILRTDVLEMKDLTPGMVLKGTVRNVIDFGVFVDIGVHQDGLVHISQITDKKFIKHPMEVVSVGDIVEVKVMSVDLEKKRIQLTMKGI; translated from the coding sequence ATGGACATTAATCAAAAACTGACAGAAGAATTGCAGGTAAAGCAATGGCAGATAGATGCAGCAGTAAAACTCATTGATGAAGGAAATACGATTCCGTTTATCTCCAGATATCGTAAGGAGGCAACCGGCGCACTGAATGATGAGCAGCTTCGAAATCTCTTTGAGCGGCTTACCTATCTTCGAAATCTGGAAGAGAAAAAGGAACAGGTCATCGGAAGTATAAAGGAGCAGGGAAAACTTACGGATGAGCTGAAGAGACAGATTCTTGAAGCGGAGACACTTGTTGTTGTAGAAGATTTATATCGGCCGTATCGTCCAAAGAGGAGAACGAGAGCGACGATTGCAAAAGAAAAAGGGTTGGAACCATTAGCGGCACTGATTATGCTGCAAAATACAAAAGTACCATTGGAAGAAGCGGCAAAGGCGTATCTTTCAGAAGAAAAGGAAGTAAAGACTCAGGCAGATGCTATCCATGGAGCAATGGATATTCTTGCAGAATATATTTCTGATGAAGCGGATTACCGCATTTACATTCGTGATCTTACAATGAAACAGGGGAAACTTATTTCGACGGCTAAAAATCCGGAAGAGACTTCTGTGTATGAAATGTACTATGAATTTGAAGAACCGGTAAGTCGTCTGGCCGGTCACCGTATACTGGCGCTGAACAGAGGGGAAAAAGAGAAAGTGCTGACTGTCAAAATTGAAGCACCGGAGGAGAAGATTTTACAGTATCTTGAGAAAAAAGTTATTTCTTCTTCAAATCCATATACGACACCTGTGCTAAAAGAGGTGATCGAAGACAGTTATAAACGTCTGATCGGACCTGCGATCGAAAGGGAAATCCGAAACGAGTTAACAGAAAAAGCAGAAGACGGTGCGATCAGTGTGTTTGGAAAGAATCTTCAGCAGCTTTTAATGCAGCCGCCGATTGTTGGACAGGTGGTGCTCGGATGGGATCCGGCGTTTCGTACCGGATGTAAACTGGCTGTTGTAGATGCTACAGGAAAAGTGCTGGATACGACAGTTATTTATCCGACTGCGCCGACGACGCCTGCAAAGATCGCAGCAGCAAAAGATACGTTGAAAAAACTAATTAAAACATATCATGTAACATTGATTTCGGTTGGAAATGGAACGGCGTCCAGAGAATCTGAACAGATTATTGTGGAACTTTTAAAAGAGATTCCTGAGAAAGTGCAGTATGTTATTGTAAATGAAGCAGGGGCTTCCGTCTATTCTGCAAGTAAACTTGCAACAGAAGAATTCCCGAATTTTGATGTGGGACAAAGAAGTGCGGCATCAATCGCAAGACGGCTTCAGGATCCGCTGGCAGAGCTTGTGAAGATCGATCCGAAGTCTATTGGCGTTGGACAATATCAGCATGATATGAACCAGAAGAAGTTAAGCGAAGCGCTTTCCGGTGTTGTGGAAGATTGTGTAAACCGGGTGGGAGTAGACTTAAATACAGCTTCTGCACCATTGCTGTCATATATTTCCGGCATCAGCGGTACAATTGCTAAAAACATTGTTGCATATCGGGAGGAAAATGGAAGCTTTACTGACCGAAAACAGCTTTTAAAAGTAGCAAAGCTTGGCCCGAAGGCATTTGAACAGTGCGCCGGATTTATGCGGATTCAAGGGGGCAAGAATCCACTTGATGGAACAAGTGTACATCCGGAATCTTATGGGGCAGCAGAAAAATTGCTGGAGAAGCAAGGATTTGCAGCGGAAGATATCGCAGCAGGAAAGCTTGTGGGATTATCCCGCACGATCAAAGATTACAGGAAATTGTCTGAAGAGCTTGGTGTTGGAGAGATTACGCTTAGAGATATTGTAAAAGAACTGGAGAAACCGGCAAGAGATCCGCGAGATGAGATGCCGAAACCGATTCTTCGCACAGATGTGTTAGAAATGAAAGATCTGACGCCTGGAATGGTTTTGAAAGGCACTGTCAGAAATGTAATTGACTTTGGTGTATTTGTGGATATTGGGGTACACCAGGATGGACTTGTGCATATTTCACAAATTACTGATAAGAAATTTATCAAACATCCAATGGAAGTTGTGAGCGTAGGAGATATTGTAGAAGTGAAAGTAATGAGCGTAGATCTGGAGAAAAAGCGAATTCAGCTTACGATGAAAGGAATTTAG
- the tsaE gene encoding tRNA (adenosine(37)-N6)-threonylcarbamoyltransferase complex ATPase subunit type 1 TsaE, translating into MIIETRSAEETFEVGRKIGEEANAGQVFTLIGDLGVGKTVFTQGLAKGLGIEEPISSPTFTIVQVYEDGRLPFYHFDVYRIGDVEEMEEIGYEDYFYGEGVTLIEWSNLIEEILPKQRTEIVIEKDLSNGFDYRKITVEVM; encoded by the coding sequence ATGATAATAGAGACGAGAAGTGCCGAAGAAACATTTGAAGTAGGAAGAAAAATAGGAGAAGAGGCAAACGCCGGACAAGTGTTTACGTTGATCGGAGATCTTGGTGTGGGGAAAACCGTATTTACACAGGGACTTGCAAAAGGACTTGGAATAGAAGAACCGATCAGCAGCCCGACATTTACAATTGTGCAGGTTTATGAGGACGGGCGTCTTCCTTTTTACCACTTCGACGTATATCGAATCGGAGATGTGGAAGAGATGGAAGAAATCGGTTATGAAGACTACTTTTATGGAGAAGGTGTAACGCTGATTGAGTGGTCGAACCTGATTGAAGAAATACTTCCGAAACAGCGCACGGAAATTGTGATTGAAAAAGATCTGTCAAATGGATTTGATTACCGGAAGATTACGGTTGAAGTCATGTGA
- the tsaB gene encoding tRNA (adenosine(37)-N6)-threonylcarbamoyltransferase complex dimerization subunit type 1 TsaB translates to MRILALDSSGLTATIAVMEETQTVAEYTVNYKKTHSQTLLPMLDEVAKMIELDLDTIDAIAVSGGPGSFTGLRIGSATAKGLGLALGKPLIHIPTVDGLAYNLYGCKGVICPMMDARRNQVYTGIYRFEEEFETVVPQEAVAVSELVEQLNQLGEPVTFLGDGVPVYEEMLREGLKVAYRFAPPHLNRQRAAAVGTLAMRYLREGRTETAAEHEPDYLRVSQAERERAEREGKNL, encoded by the coding sequence ATGCGTATTTTAGCGTTGGACAGTTCTGGGCTGACGGCAACGATTGCAGTTATGGAAGAGACTCAGACTGTTGCAGAATATACAGTGAATTATAAGAAAACTCATTCGCAGACGCTTTTGCCAATGCTTGATGAAGTAGCGAAGATGATCGAACTTGATCTGGATACCATTGATGCAATTGCTGTTTCCGGAGGTCCGGGATCTTTTACCGGACTTAGAATCGGTTCTGCCACGGCGAAAGGGCTTGGGCTTGCTCTTGGGAAACCGCTGATTCATATTCCGACGGTGGATGGTTTAGCCTATAATCTTTATGGATGCAAAGGTGTCATCTGCCCTATGATGGATGCGAGAAGAAATCAAGTCTATACAGGAATCTATCGCTTTGAGGAGGAATTTGAGACGGTAGTACCGCAGGAAGCAGTTGCAGTATCTGAACTTGTAGAACAGCTGAATCAGCTTGGAGAGCCGGTAACATTTCTTGGAGATGGAGTACCTGTTTACGAAGAGATGTTGAGAGAAGGATTGAAGGTAGCGTATCGTTTTGCACCGCCGCATTTGAATCGGCAGAGAGCGGCAGCAGTCGGAACTCTGGCAATGAGATATCTGAGAGAGGGAAGAACTGAAACAGCGGCAGAGCATGAGCCGGATTATCTTCGAGTATCTCAGGCTGAACGGGAACGGGCAGAACGAGAAGGGAAAAATCTATAA
- the rimI gene encoding ribosomal protein S18-alanine N-acetyltransferase has protein sequence MQRWYVEPTEEREIAAIAQLEKEIFPDAWSERAVKESWIQNQTILLTLREGAEKRVIGYAILYYVLDEAEIARIAVRSETRRCGAGTYLFSEILRICKEKQIAKILLDVRQSNQAAIAFYRRQGFAEDGIRKCFYEHPKEDAVLMSMETDCQIMH, from the coding sequence ATGCAAAGGTGGTATGTAGAACCTACAGAGGAGCGTGAGATTGCAGCAATCGCGCAATTGGAAAAAGAAATTTTTCCTGATGCCTGGAGTGAAAGGGCAGTGAAGGAATCGTGGATACAGAATCAGACAATACTGCTGACATTGCGCGAAGGTGCAGAGAAACGCGTAATCGGATATGCAATTCTCTATTATGTGCTTGACGAGGCAGAGATTGCAAGAATCGCTGTCCGAAGTGAGACGAGAAGATGCGGTGCAGGGACATATCTCTTTTCAGAAATTTTGAGAATATGTAAGGAAAAGCAGATCGCAAAGATTCTGCTTGACGTAAGACAGAGCAATCAAGCGGCCATTGCGTTTTATCGAAGGCAGGGGTTTGCGGAAGATGGGATTCGTAAATGTTTTTATGAGCATCCGAAGGAAGATGCCGTTTTAATGAGTATGGAAACAGACTGCCAGATTATGCATTAG